ACGCCACCATGCTGATCACGCTGGAGGGGCTCGACGGCAGCGGCAAGACGACGGTCTGGGAGGCGCTCCACGACGTGTACCCCGGCGCGACGTTCACCCGCGAGCCCACCGACAGCTGGTACGGCGAGGCGGTGGGCCGCTCGATGGGCGACCCGGAGGCCGACCCGCTCGCGGAGCTGTTCCTGTACACCGCCGACCACGCGAACCACCTCTCGGAGAGGGTGCGGCCGGCGCTCGCGGACGGCGACCTGGTGATATCCGACCGCTACTCCGACTCGCGGTTCGCCTATCAGGGGGCGACGCTCGCGCGTTCGGACGCCGAGATCCAGCGCCCGCTGGAGTACGTCCGCGGGATCCACGCCGCGTTCTCTCGCCCGCCGGACGCGACGATCTACCTCGATCTGGACCCGGAGACCGCCGCCGAGCGCGCCGGGCGGACGGACAAGTTCGAGCGCGACGGCTACCTCGCGGCCGTGGCCGACAACTACGAGCGCCTGATCGACGCCGACCCCGGGCGGTTCCACCGCGTCGACGCGACGCGGTCGCCCGAGGACGTGATCGCTCGCGTCGAGGATATCGTGGCGGAACTCGTCGAGCGCTGACCCGCTCGGGAACCGTCTCGTCAGCGCGTGTCCGGCAGTTCGTACTCGTCGGGCGACGGGACGTAGAGGTAGTCGATCGCGGCTCCCAACGCTAGTGGCAGCCCGATGAGGAGCGCGAGCAGGATCGTCGGGCTGCCGACGTTGATCCCCGTCCCGACGCCGAGCGCGCCCGTGAACACGAGCGTCGAGACGAGCAGCAGCAGGGGGGTCAACACGAGCGTGTACACGACGGTACCCCACGACGTCGAGAGCTGGATCCGGAAGAACCGAGTCGCGACACCGGCGAGGAACGTGTGGAACGCGACTAAGGCGAGGAGGCTGCCGAACCCGAACAGCGCGAGCATAGTCGTCGTACGGACCCGCGACACTTCCCGCTATCGGCCGCAGCCCGGACCGCCGTCGCTCGCCCCCGGCGGACCGCCCTCGGACCGACCCGCCGACGCTCAGACCGGGCCGCCGCCGCCCTGCTGTCGCGCCGCCGAGAGCAGGTTCGAGACCGGCTCCGTGTACTCGTATCCGGGGATGACGCCCTGAACGTACGTCCCCTCGACGAAGTCGATCAGCGCGCCCGCGTCGTCGACGCCCCGCCGCTCGTTGATGTCGGTGAGCGCGTAGGCGACCGAGATCTCGTCGCCCTCGCGCTCGATCGCGGGGTCGAACGCCCGGTCCTTGCGGGTGACGCCGCCGACGTCGACCGCGCGCCGCTCGAACGTGTCGGCCCAGCCGTCCTCGACGACGTCCGCGACCCCGTCGGCGGTGACCGCGGAGAGGGTCGGGACTCGGACGGTGACCGCGAACCGGATCCGGCCCTCCTCGGCCGGCTCGGCGCGGACGCGCCCGTCGAACGCGGTCGTCGTCGAGACCCAGCCGTCGCCCTCGCGCTCGAAGGAACCGTGGTCCGCGAACGCCCGCCGGACCCGGCCGGGGAGTTCGTCGCCCACGGGGCCGTCGCCCGCGGAGTCGTCGGTCGAGTCGGCGCCGTCGGCGGCCTCGGCCTCGTCGTCGGTCTCGCTCATACCGATCCGGAGGCGACGCGGCCTGAAAAGCCGCTCGCGTCGATCGCGCGCTCTCGGCCGTCATCGTCGACCGGCCGCTCCCGTCGTCGACCGGCCGCTCCCGTCGTCGATACGGGCACTCCGAGCCGGTACGTGGGACCCTTTTGTGCGTCGACCGACGAGACCGGGCATGGCAGACACGTTCCGGTCCACGGAGGGACTGATCGACGCGCTCGCGGACGCGGAGTTCGACCGCCCCCCGGCGCTCGTCAGCAACGCGCACATCACCGGACTCGGCGTCGCTCGCGCGCTCGACGCCCACGGCGTGCCCGTGATCGCGCTCGACCGCGCGGGCGGCGACGCGGGCGACGCCGGCGACGGTGGGGCCGAGACCCGGACCGTCACCCACGACGGGCTGGCGCCACCGTCGGACGCGGTCGACTACGCCGGCGCGGTCACGTACCCGCTCGACGACCTCGACGGGTTCCGCGAGGACGTGGAGGCGGTCCTCGACGCCGCGGGCACGGAGGCGGTCGCGTTCGGCTGTATGGACGAGTGGGCGCTGTCGTACGCCGAGGCCGACCCCGACGGGGTCCGGCTCCCCTTCGCCGGCAGCGAGGCGCTCGACGACGTGTTGAACAAGTCGGAGCTGTACGCGACCTGCGAGGCGCTCGGCGTCCCGTACCCGGAGACGTACCGGCTTGAGGAGACCACGGCCGCGGGGACTCGCGAGGCGGACGCCACGGTCGACGAGGCCGCGGCGGCGCTCGGCTTCCCGCTGGTGGTGAAACCCGAACTCAAGCGCGACTTCGAAGAGGCGTTCGGCACCAACGT
The sequence above is a segment of the Halorubrum sp. 2020YC2 genome. Coding sequences within it:
- the tmk gene encoding dTMP kinase, producing the protein MLITLEGLDGSGKTTVWEALHDVYPGATFTREPTDSWYGEAVGRSMGDPEADPLAELFLYTADHANHLSERVRPALADGDLVISDRYSDSRFAYQGATLARSDAEIQRPLEYVRGIHAAFSRPPDATIYLDLDPETAAERAGRTDKFERDGYLAAVADNYERLIDADPGRFHRVDATRSPEDVIARVEDIVAELVER
- a CDS encoding DUF5813 family protein, with protein sequence MSETDDEAEAADGADSTDDSAGDGPVGDELPGRVRRAFADHGSFEREGDGWVSTTTAFDGRVRAEPAEEGRIRFAVTVRVPTLSAVTADGVADVVEDGWADTFERRAVDVGGVTRKDRAFDPAIEREGDEISVAYALTDINERRGVDDAGALIDFVEGTYVQGVIPGYEYTEPVSNLLSAARQQGGGGPV